In Montipora foliosa isolate CH-2021 unplaced genomic scaffold, ASM3666993v2 scaffold_112, whole genome shotgun sequence, the genomic window TGACGTGGATGGCATCGATTTTGGTCGTATCGGAGAAAGGATACAATAATGAACTTGAATCATCTGAAAGTGAGCATGAACCGATTTCAGGTAACACGAAATTGAAAAGGGATGAAAGATCCTGCTTAATGAGTTTGGCAAAGTTCCTAGCCGAACGTACTGACGATCCAAAAACCGGGGTAGGAGCAGTAAtcataaacaaaaagaaagacatTGTTGGGCTTGGCTGGAATGGATTTCCATCAAAAGCGCTGTATGGTGAATTCCCAAGAGCTTCTCGCAGTGATGACGTACCAGACAAGAAATATCCTTACGTCATTCACGCAGAACAGAACGCGCTACTTACGCGGAACACTAAGAACATTGAAGGTGGAACCTTGTTCGTGACAATGACGCCGTGTGATGAGTGCACTGCATTACTAGAGATGCTTGGAATAAAGACATTTGTCTTGGGCCAAAAgttagaaaagaaaagcaaggaTGGAATAAGTTATCAAAAATTCCCTGAAGGAGTTGAGAGTGGCAAATTTACTTGCTTGTAAATTTGGAATTGAATAGCGATGGGGCAAGGACGGAGGAATCTTGAATCCAGCTTTTGAAGTAAACTCCTTGAGGGAGGAATTGGTGATGAAGAGCGATTCTACAAAGCGAAAGTAAGGTCACTCGAGCTCGGGTTGCAGTTTGATTTCAGTTTCAAAACGTTAATGTTTGCCGGACTGCTTTTAGTATATGACTGTCTAATTAGTGATTTTAGGCGTGCTAAAAAGATCGCGTCATGAAAATCGTAACTTTTTTGATTGTCTTTTTTGCAATGTGAGCTTCTGGTACAGTTCATTTCCTGTTTCCCTATCTTGACTATTTGGTCTTCGAATCttgatatttttaaattataGATAGTCTGTAATCTCTACATTATATATAGTTTACTATCaaatgttaataataatgataataataataataataataataataatataataataataataataataatagtaacgaTTTTTTAATTGTTCTAGAATCTAAATCTTGTCTACAATGTTCCCAGTTGTTAGTTTTTGCTGCCATTTTCAGTCATCAGCAGCTAACCGCATAAGGATATTTTTAAGTTCTTATAACGGAATTAAGTTTTTTAAAGGGCCTATGGTAAAAGATAACTTCATGACACTGGAGCTGCTGATAAATAGAATGGAACATTAAACCTGGTCCTCACTAGCTATGAAAGCATAACCAACATTCACCAAAGTCAGTGGAGTGTTGGTCCATAGTATGTATTGTTTGGACAAAAACACAAGTTTCAAGTTAATGCATCAGCATAATATATTGCTTATGATAGCACCGCTAGTGAAGACCAGACTTTCGGGAACAAAATCTTCCTTTTAAGAATTGTCAATCGAAGTTACGTCCCAAAAACTTCCCCGCAAACTGGTTGTGATAGATCCTGagagatgacgtcaaaatgtggtaagagcAAAACAAGTGATCGCCTTGTGTGTCACTGATGCTCTTAACACATTTTGATGTCTTCTTTGATCTATTACTAAGCAGACGCACGGCAATATGGAATctgtttgttttatataatatttaaagaaTTAAACGTTTTTATGtgatgacgtcagctatgcgtctgtcctctgacaaattttattaaattctcaacctcgaataatgcaattctagcttttTCATTGGTTCACAGGACCTCGGTTATCAGCCATTATACCTGCgcttgaccttatatggaaatgaaTGCGGCAAATGTCGCTCGGCAGAAAACTTTTGGTACCCGGAAATCACATCCCTTTccggtcgtttcttaaacttaaataaaatttagcaaaaccgacggttgagaatttaataaaagaattattccattcgccttTGTTGGATACAAGATAGGTAATAgtcaactcggcgctacgcgcctcgttggctatttcccatctcgtatccaacgcgggctcatggaataattgttaagtacaAATAACTAAaactgtacaatatcgtggaatatttgtactcgtttcgtgcgttttttgtacaataactaatacagttggataataaatatcCATatttccagataagtgcgagggtTACTTCTCTCATTCTTCAATGAAATTTTGTTATGATGTTTGGGTAACGTGATTTATTTCAAAACCCAAGAAAGGCTAGAGAATTACCAGGAAAATTTTCAAGATCTGTGGGCAACGTTCCATGCATCCAAACAGATCTTTCAACAAAATCTTTAGTTGGGTGCCTCTCAAAATGGCACATTTACAATACGTAGTTTTAAAAGTTTAACCCTTAAGACTGTTTAACATGACAACCCAACCAAAATTAAGATAAGCTTCTACACTTATATTGGATAGTAGGAACACAATTTTTTAGATATTACGCAAGAGTTCAATGCCACCTGCTTTGAGTTTTAGCAGGGCTTTTAATCCAAGATttaaaatgaacattttttGTGTAAGGagataaataaaaatagtttataCTGAGAGCTTTGAAGTATTTAGTTTCCACTTTATTGTCCACTTGCTTTTTGTAGCAAAATTACCGATCTACTTGGTGTAAACTTTTCTCTCCCTTTTTGGGCGAAGTTGCGGCTACTAAACAGCGACTGGAGAATGGCAATACCAAAATACCGTCACTTAACGCAACCGTGAGGTTAATGGCCTTGCATGCTCGATCCAAGAAAGTTAGATCTATCAGTTAATAACGACTGCTTACTGTTCAAGGCAGTCCAACTAAAACACCTGGATTTGGAACTGTAAAAGAGCACAACCTAACACAAGCATGCATTCAGTGTAGAAGGCTTATTGCGTGAGAACTGCAGGTGTTTCACTCATGACATTCGTAACAACATTGTTTTGAGATACAATCGGTGATTCAACTTCCGTAACTTGCTGGCCGTTTTCAAAGAGAAGGGCCAGAGGTAACGTTTCATGGGATTTGCAGCTCTGAGCCTGTCCATTTTGATCCTGTATATCCTGTATATCCTGTTCCCTTTCCAACCCTTTAAGATAGTTCTCTTCCACAGCTCTTTGCTCCTTTATATCCCCTGAACCTGTTTCTGTGGAAACTGTGACTCCTTCTGATGTTTCAGTCATACCTTGAGGTGTTTCCTCTTCAGAGATGCTGATCTGGGGCGAAGGATAACTACTTGAGTACTTCTCAGTATTATGACAATCAACCGCCACTTGCTGACGGCTTGAATAATCCTGCGTAGTTAACAGATTATTCTGGTATTGCGCTGTGATGCCATGGGTACTGTCTTGTATTGATGGGAAAGTGGAATCAGTTACCATGATTACTGGTCGTGCTGGATCCACCGAGACAAAATGTCTGTCTTCGTTTGTTTGTGACAGGTTTGTAAGTTGGGTACTGGCCAAGTTCTGTTCAGGTGTGGATTTGGGAATGTTCATCTGGGAAGGACCGCTAGTTGCTATTCTGCTTTCCTGGTCTGTGATGCTTTCTTTAACCTACATTTCATTAGAAAACAGCAGCATTGAGGTTTAAATCCACGAGGCGTAGCCgggtgtttttagacccgataaaacacgtgctgtgagtcttttgaacggcttcaaaaagattccacaaaaagcgtgtccctctggactcagaaCAATGGTTACAATTGAAAGAGGAGAATATTAGGATACACGAAAAAAAAAGCTATGcctgaggagtgttttatcagctGATAAAACTTCGCATACTAATAAGGAGGTTTATCGATATAAAGTCACTGCACGCGATGTATTATCAACCATTTAATAGGTCAATTATTATTgagttttttaatttcaaacttATTTATAACCTTAAAAAACCAAGATTACCAATCAAAGTAACGACGTCaaataaagctatgatcctcgcagttatggacgcaattttagcaattgcgtagagaagcctgaaaaattcaggctccgaacgtcagtggcttcatagctcagttggttagagcgtcgcgccggtatcgcgaggtcaagggTCCAAACCCCGTTGGGagcctgaacttttcaggcttccctacgcaattgctaaaatttcgtccataactgcgaggatcatagctttatttgatttcatatccgcaattcaGCATATGATTCATCTCATGTATATTGTTCCGTTCCTTGTAACCAAGTTTCACACCCACAATTGCCAGGCGTAAATTTGTAGAAGGCAGGAAAATGGTGAATCACAACAATATTATTTACTATTTAACTGGGAGCAAACATGTCTAGGAAATGATATGAATGCGAGTGCATTTCGTTCACGATTTATGGGCACAACTAATGTTTTGAAAGATctcaaaaatacaatttaagaactttcaaaacaccaCGAGCGACTATAAATTATGAAATGCATGAGCAAGTtcacatgatttttttatttataaaacACTCAACAAATTACCCCATCGCTTTGTtcccatagcaacttccgtattgcattctaacctatttatgcattagtcgtttgaccaatcagaaaggCGACATTTTGTTGAGCATACAGTGTATAATAAATTATGATTCTTGGTTATCAATATTTCAGTTTGTTGAACCATCATTATATCTTCCTTGTGTCTTTCTTTAATaatatttacttttttatttttttatttctcacgTTAGCCTTTCGTTTTCGCATACAACAAGATCGTAGATAcgtccatgtacactgtagctgTATTCTGTAGTATGCAGTCACAAAGACACTGAAAGACAGAGTGAATAACTAGGGTACATGTACCAAGTTAAAGCCTAACTAATGTGGCGTTCAatgataatcatcatcatcatttatttgccttGATATTAAAATGAATTAATTTTTACAAAGTACAGCATGCGGTTAGGCAAGGAGACCTCAAGAAACCACCAGGCTTATAGGAGAGGCCATGTCAACACCACAATATGATAAGATAGGAAAGCTTGACAAGTTTATCAATATTAGTATTATGTTTGCGGTACCTGTTGGCTGTTAAACACTTCTTCCTTGATAAGGGAGGTGAAATCCACACCAAGTGCCTGACGCTTCTGTGGAGGTTCATCATCTGCCCTCTCctcttttgtttttacttgcttAATTGTGTTGTGACCTGAGGAGGCAGCATCAATCACAGCTTCACCATCAGCAGGTGTTGATATGACTTGTTCTGGAACTGCACAAGAGTGTAGTGATTGACAACATTTACTCATTGATAGCCGAGTTATATGAAAATGTTGAATTATAGGTGATATGTGAAGTTTGACTTTACCATTTGAAAAGTTGCcataaaacaagaatatcatttcaaaaatagtaataataaataattatcattatttttgaAAGGATGTTCTTGTTTAGGAATATATGGTGCAGAAGTTACTACAAGCATTATCTATTGACCCCTTTTGAcatgaaatacatgtagccctaatatttaaagtgcccctgtaataaaaaaataaattaccgGTACCGCCTTTTTTCTCCAGATTTTGAAAAgtatgtttgcttaacacctaactggcaaaattttgagcttttattcgcctccaaaggccgtttactttgagtgtacgttttggatttcatggttgGCTATTACtcgcattcaaaactgaccgattggacctcagagggttgggtccagggaaaagtgacatcaaaggctcactagcttaaaatttcagcgtgtgaatgcagcttattatatatgcaaaaaagtgagtttaaaagtctgaaggcccaaaactcccatgctgcatattaattatgcggcgtacacacgcattgcattcttaaactggtgagcctttgacatcattatttttctccgcaatccagctctctcaagatcttaaagttactAAAGGCGGATcataaaataggaaaattccagtaaaaataaacaggtgtctttctgaaatcaaggcttaaaactttgatAGTTTTGAAGTCCAAAGAAAAATAGGAACTGATATTTTGGTCTTAGGGGCATTTTAATAACTGAAATGAGCTCTTTGAATCAATTCTGTTTTTAGTTTGCCAAGCataatattgtttttcattcgtttATGATTATCATGTTACACATGGACAGTAGGTAACACCTTTATTAGTCATCCATGTAATTTGACCAACAACGATGACGTCAAACATCAAAGTCTCTCAgtgtaaaaagaaagaagccttTACCATGTGCTGATGATAACTAGAGTATGgctagggaatttaagatctacgactgCGACGgtacgaaaacgtcacctcaaaatataacttggctctatcgtaagtctttcgccaTTATTCTGTctagttcgcgtcgtacaatgttggcaaagtatcctaaaaataaatcggtacgagtggtttcaaatttaaaatagagaatgaaggattctctgttgcatgcttacgttgtcgtcaaaaattcaaatttggtgatttcacatcgtcgttatgcagaggacacCAATTATACTTGCTAAAATCtgtgctgcacatgcagcacgattatttatgctcttttaaccaatgatattattgttttgttacgttgtcgtagtcgtagccgtcgtcgtttcttaaattccccaCTAGTTCATACAGTACACAGTGTTAAGAGGTTGAGCCAAAAATTCTGGCTGAGACAAAAAAGCATTGGGCTTTAAACTGCTGTTCCTCCAATCATTACCCTGTCACCTGAACCCCTAAGAAGCAACCAAATCAAATACACTGTAAAAGGTCAGACCacagacctctttcataatggcagccaaaggaaatattcttttgttttaatgctaataagcctttctagccttgcTAAGACAAAGTCCATGAATAAGATGGaccttttttctcaaatttcaaatcaaaaatcgggggtgtggcttatctacGGAAACATCTGAGGTTGGAGTTTTCTAAAATAACTTCTCAAGATGTGACTGAATATAAACATATAACAAACTGAAAGCGTGTTGTTATTGATCATTGTCTTTTTCGCTTTTTCATGGGTGGTGGCTAAAGGAGCCATTTTGTATCTTAAGTGTTCATTTGCGATTCTTGTTCTCTgagagttctttcaagcaattaatttcactttactCGAACAACTGAACACTAAACTACAGGGAACCTCCATTCCTCCACAAAGCTGTTTGCTTTAGCCTGATTTCAAGCCAAAAGGGACTAGGTAAGTCATAGGATCAGCAATTATTGATCCATATAGTCAGAAAGAGCACACTGAGATTTACAAAATCCTCACGCTTGGTGTTAATCGGGCTAATTTTGACTGAGATACAGCCATTTAAATACGTCAAAACTTACAAAGAAATGTTGATCATTTGGACGCCGTGTTCACatggccatacatttctttgtaaataattttgacgTTTTTTAATGGCTGTATCTCGCTTAATATTGGGTCTATTAACACCAAACTTAATGATTTTGTAAAGCTTGGTGTGCACGTTTTTGTGTGGAACAATTCTGGTAGTTGCTAATTAATCCCATAATTAGCAGACTCGCACTTTTTCCCCCTCGACTTAAGTCGATAGAGTCTTGTGCCAGTCTAATTGTAACAACCATTGCGCTAGTGTTTTGAAACCATACTTATTTGTCATTGTTGCTTCCATGTAATAATAAAACTTATAATTTGAACTTCAAAGTTTGctgtctttattttttttccaaaatttgagctttCATCATAGAAGCACTTTAAAGTTTGTAATTTGTTACATGCTCCTTGAGTTGGTTGCTTTTTCACTTGCTGCTGCAAGCAGACCTCATGAACTAGCCAAATTTAATTCACAGattcaataaatatttatttcttaCCAGTGTCAGACAGCTGTCCACCACCAGCAATCTGAACAGTTTCAAGATTTGTTCCAACTCGCACCATGGGTGTTGAAGTTGCTGAAGAAGCTTGCAGTGCAGTATCCAACATGCTCAAGATGTTACTTGACTGTCCATGTGGCGTCACATATGCTGCTGACACTGGCACTTGACTTGGGTTTTCTGTTTGCTGTGAGGCCAAAAAGGCCACAGCGCTACGACTGTTGTCTAATGACTGAGGGATGAATGCAACAGTTTGTGGAGTTGTTGCTGTTGTCTGGGGCGATGTATTTGTTTGCTGTGGTATGAAGGTCACTGTCTGTGCACCAGTACCAGCCTGTAAAGAGGCATGGCTGAGGCTGGCTACTTGTGAAGCCGGTATGGTCAGAGAGAGTGTTGTTGGTGTCTCTGAATCGGACTGACCAGAGAAGAAACTGCTGGCATTTACCACAATGACAACTTGACCTaagtaaaaacacaaaaattaaCTTTCAAGTTAATAATAATCCCATAAAGGGTTGCCAGTCATCTACATGTACCTTCTACCAAACAATGACATGAAATTACTTTTATTAAGGATTTGTAGAGAATGTGAGCACTATGAAATTCCATTACTACCCTTCAGCTACATTCATACACTCAGCAGCATTAAGCAATCTACACTGTATTTTGTTGATGGTAGAAAACACACTTGAAAGTCAATTacctttaaaacaaaatattccaatgTGCACAAAAAGTCATCACAACAATTTTGTAGTGTCTTGCTTTCTAACTTTGCATCATGCACAAATTTCAGATCAGTGGCTTATCAGctagagttttcttttttttttgtaccggCCCCAAATTGACCTTGGTTGAAACAAGTTGACCAAGGCTGAAACAAAATGAAGCTACAGGTAGAATAATATTTAATAGCCTCTTGTTACAATTACCTTCATCTCGCCCTGGACCAGAGCCCTGTGTGATGAGAATCTGTGGTTGGCTGGAGATATCTACCTCTGCAGTTTGTCCATCAGAGCCTTGAATGATCTCCAGCTGAGTTTCACTTTCTTGATAGTTCTCTCTGTTGGCCTGTTGACaatataacatttcttttatcaAGAGACCATTGCATTGATGACAATATCTACTGTTTACCCAGCCACAATTCTTTTATCATtaagttacatgtatgtacGTAGGTTACTCTTAGGAGTTAATTCATCTGAAAGAATAGTTGGTGGGGAAttataagggccgatttacacga contains:
- the LOC137985923 gene encoding mucin-5AC-like; protein product: MLYCQQANRENYQESETQLEIIQGSDGQTAEVDISSQPQILITQGSGPGRDEGQVVIVVNASSFFSGQSDSETPTTLSLTIPASQVASLSHASLQAGTGAQTVTFIPQQTNTSPQTTATTPQTVAFIPQSLDNSRSAVAFLASQQTENPSQVPVSAAYVTPHGQSSNILSMLDTALQASSATSTPMVRVGTNLETVQIAGGGQLSDTVPEQVISTPADGEAVIDAASSGHNTIKQVKTKEERADDEPPQKRQALGVDFTSLIKEEVFNSQQVKESITDQESRIATSGPSQMNIPKSTPEQNLASTQLTNLSQTNEDRHFVSVDPARPVIMVTDSTFPSIQDSTHGITAQYQNNLLTTQDYSSRQQVAVDCHNTEKYSSSYPSPQISISEEETPQGMTETSEGVTVSTETGSGDIKEQRAVEENYLKGLEREQDIQDIQDQNGQAQSCKSHETLPLALLFENGQQVTEVESPIVSQNNVVTNVMSETPAVLTQ